The following coding sequences are from one Passer domesticus isolate bPasDom1 chromosome 11, bPasDom1.hap1, whole genome shotgun sequence window:
- the PXYLP1 gene encoding 2-phosphoxylose phosphatase 1 isoform X2, which yields MLFRNRFLFLLALAALLAFLSLSLQFLHLIPVNPVREDGLNPKSRKRIMPDLLTEPPAIDPVYEAQVYCNIPSIAERSMEGHAPHYFKLVSVQVLIRHGDRYPLYAIPKTKRPDIDCMLVPSRKPSHPQLEAFIKHMSKGSAAQMDGSLSSLPHFPSHSLCEMGELTQTGVVQHLRNGQLLREIYINKHKLLPSDWTAKQLYLETTGKSRTLQSALALLYTFLPDFDWKKINMRHQWSTIFCSGSCDCPMRNHYLEEEQRRQYSLRVKNNNLEKIYVDMAKIVGIPTRQLRASNPIDSLLCYFCHNVSFPCTKAGCIGMEHFKVIKRHQLEDERERQEKKLYFLYALLATHPLLNQTVNRLQRIAEGKKEEVFVLYSAHDVTLSPVLSALGITEARFPRFAARLVFELWQDGKRPKEHFIRILYNGADVTFQTSFCKDHYKRSSKPMCPLEKLVNFVKRDMFLIFNSTSYYDACHRRAL from the exons ATGCTTTTCCGAAACCGTTTTCTGTTCCTGCTGGCCTTGGCAGCCTTGTTAGCCTTTTTGAGCCTCAGTCTACAATTCT TGCATTTAATCCCAGTGAACCCTGTCAGGGAGGATGGGTTGAATCCTAAGAGCAGGAAGAGAATAATGCCTGATTTGCTGACGGAGCCTCCTGCCATAGACCCGGTGTACGAGGCTCAGGTGTACTGCAATATTCCCAGCATCGCTGAGCGCAGCATGGAAG GTCATGCCCCTCATTATTTTAAGCTGGTGTCAGTTCAAGTGCTGATTCGACACGGCGATAGGTACCCTCTGTATGCCATTCCCAAGACAAAGAGACCTGACATCGACTGCATGTTGGTGCCCAGCAG GAAACCTTCTCATCCTCAGCTTGAAGCCTTCATTAAGCATATGTCCAAAGGGTCTGCAGCCCAAATGGATGgttctctgagcagcctgccTCACTTCCCCAGTCATTCCCTGTGTGAAATGGGAGAGCTTACACAGACAG GGGTTGTACAACACTTGCGAAATGGACAACTGCTGAGAGAAATTTACATCAACAAACACAAACTGCTCCCTAGTGACTGGACAGCCAAGCAGCTCTACCTGGAGACCACGGGGAAGAGCCGAACCCTGCAGAGCGCACTGGCCCTGCTCTACACCTTTCTGCCAGATTTTGACTGGAAGAAAATTAACATGAGGCACCAGTGGAGCACCATTTTCTGCTCAGGAAGCTGTGACTGTCCCATGAGAAACCACTACCTAGAGGAGGAGCAGCGCAGGCAGTACAGCTTACGGGTGAAAAACAACAATTTGGAGAAAATATACGTGGATATGGCAAAGATTGTGGGCATTCCCACCAGGCAGCTGAGAGCTTCTAACCCAATAGATTCTCTCTTGTGCTATTTCTGTCATAATGTCTCATTTCCATGTACCAAAGCTGGCTGCATTGGTATGGAACACTTCAAAGTAATCAAGAGACACCAGTTGGAGGATGAGagagaaagacaggaaaagaaacTTTACTTCTTGTACGCGCTGTTGGCTACTCATCCTCTCCTCAACCAGACTGTCAATAGGCTGCAGCGTATTGCAGAAGGCAAGAAGGAGGAAGTGTTTGTCCTCTACTCTGCACATGATGTCACCTTGTCACCTGTTCTTAGTGCCTTGGGCATTACAGAGGCCAGATTTCCCAGGTTTGCTGCCAGATTAGTTTTTGAGCTGTGGCAGGATGGGAAGAGGCCCAAAGAACACTTTATCCGCATCCTGTACAACGGTGCTGATGTCACATTCCAGACCTCCTTTTGCAAGGATCATTATAAACGTTCCAGCAAGCCAATGTGCCCACTAGAAAAACTCGTCAACTTTGTCAAGAGGgatatgtttttaatttttaacagtACAAGCTACTATGATGCATGTCACAGGAGAGCACTGTAG
- the PXYLP1 gene encoding 2-phosphoxylose phosphatase 1 isoform X3 — translation MPFPRQRDLTSTACWCPAGNNLCSLKYFVTSDHCALPWFKKPTPGSVVHSIFCGKNGIACYQYRPEKPSHPQLEAFIKHMSKGSAAQMDGSLSSLPHFPSHSLCEMGELTQTGVVQHLRNGQLLREIYINKHKLLPSDWTAKQLYLETTGKSRTLQSALALLYTFLPDFDWKKINMRHQWSTIFCSGSCDCPMRNHYLEEEQRRQYSLRVKNNNLEKIYVDMAKIVGIPTRQLRASNPIDSLLCYFCHNVSFPCTKAGCIGMEHFKVIKRHQLEDERERQEKKLYFLYALLATHPLLNQTVNRLQRIAEGKKEEVFVLYSAHDVTLSPVLSALGITEARFPRFAARLVFELWQDGKRPKEHFIRILYNGADVTFQTSFCKDHYKRSSKPMCPLEKLVNFVKRDMFLIFNSTSYYDACHRRAL, via the exons ATGCCATTCCCAAGACAAAGAGACCTGACATCGACTGCATGTTGGTGCCCAGCAG gaAACAATTTGTGCAGCCTGAAGTACTTTGTGACTTCTGACCATTGTGCATTGCCATGGTTTAAAAAACCAACCCCTGGATCAGTGGTGCACAgtattttctgtggaaaaaatgGTATTGCATGTTACCAGTACAGACCAGA GAAACCTTCTCATCCTCAGCTTGAAGCCTTCATTAAGCATATGTCCAAAGGGTCTGCAGCCCAAATGGATGgttctctgagcagcctgccTCACTTCCCCAGTCATTCCCTGTGTGAAATGGGAGAGCTTACACAGACAG GGGTTGTACAACACTTGCGAAATGGACAACTGCTGAGAGAAATTTACATCAACAAACACAAACTGCTCCCTAGTGACTGGACAGCCAAGCAGCTCTACCTGGAGACCACGGGGAAGAGCCGAACCCTGCAGAGCGCACTGGCCCTGCTCTACACCTTTCTGCCAGATTTTGACTGGAAGAAAATTAACATGAGGCACCAGTGGAGCACCATTTTCTGCTCAGGAAGCTGTGACTGTCCCATGAGAAACCACTACCTAGAGGAGGAGCAGCGCAGGCAGTACAGCTTACGGGTGAAAAACAACAATTTGGAGAAAATATACGTGGATATGGCAAAGATTGTGGGCATTCCCACCAGGCAGCTGAGAGCTTCTAACCCAATAGATTCTCTCTTGTGCTATTTCTGTCATAATGTCTCATTTCCATGTACCAAAGCTGGCTGCATTGGTATGGAACACTTCAAAGTAATCAAGAGACACCAGTTGGAGGATGAGagagaaagacaggaaaagaaacTTTACTTCTTGTACGCGCTGTTGGCTACTCATCCTCTCCTCAACCAGACTGTCAATAGGCTGCAGCGTATTGCAGAAGGCAAGAAGGAGGAAGTGTTTGTCCTCTACTCTGCACATGATGTCACCTTGTCACCTGTTCTTAGTGCCTTGGGCATTACAGAGGCCAGATTTCCCAGGTTTGCTGCCAGATTAGTTTTTGAGCTGTGGCAGGATGGGAAGAGGCCCAAAGAACACTTTATCCGCATCCTGTACAACGGTGCTGATGTCACATTCCAGACCTCCTTTTGCAAGGATCATTATAAACGTTCCAGCAAGCCAATGTGCCCACTAGAAAAACTCGTCAACTTTGTCAAGAGGgatatgtttttaatttttaacagtACAAGCTACTATGATGCATGTCACAGGAGAGCACTGTAG
- the PXYLP1 gene encoding 2-phosphoxylose phosphatase 1 isoform X1 — translation MATCAAASQAVWSYKGKQQWKLVLLPVFLILVHLIPVNPVREDGLNPKSRKRIMPDLLTEPPAIDPVYEAQVYCNIPSIAERSMEGHAPHYFKLVSVQVLIRHGDRYPLYAIPKTKRPDIDCMLVPSRKPSHPQLEAFIKHMSKGSAAQMDGSLSSLPHFPSHSLCEMGELTQTGVVQHLRNGQLLREIYINKHKLLPSDWTAKQLYLETTGKSRTLQSALALLYTFLPDFDWKKINMRHQWSTIFCSGSCDCPMRNHYLEEEQRRQYSLRVKNNNLEKIYVDMAKIVGIPTRQLRASNPIDSLLCYFCHNVSFPCTKAGCIGMEHFKVIKRHQLEDERERQEKKLYFLYALLATHPLLNQTVNRLQRIAEGKKEEVFVLYSAHDVTLSPVLSALGITEARFPRFAARLVFELWQDGKRPKEHFIRILYNGADVTFQTSFCKDHYKRSSKPMCPLEKLVNFVKRDMFLIFNSTSYYDACHRRAL, via the exons ATGGCtacttgtgctgctgcttctcaggcTGTTTGGAGCTACAAGGGAAAACAGCAATGGAAACTGGTTTTACTGCCTGTCTTTCTGATTTTAG TGCATTTAATCCCAGTGAACCCTGTCAGGGAGGATGGGTTGAATCCTAAGAGCAGGAAGAGAATAATGCCTGATTTGCTGACGGAGCCTCCTGCCATAGACCCGGTGTACGAGGCTCAGGTGTACTGCAATATTCCCAGCATCGCTGAGCGCAGCATGGAAG GTCATGCCCCTCATTATTTTAAGCTGGTGTCAGTTCAAGTGCTGATTCGACACGGCGATAGGTACCCTCTGTATGCCATTCCCAAGACAAAGAGACCTGACATCGACTGCATGTTGGTGCCCAGCAG GAAACCTTCTCATCCTCAGCTTGAAGCCTTCATTAAGCATATGTCCAAAGGGTCTGCAGCCCAAATGGATGgttctctgagcagcctgccTCACTTCCCCAGTCATTCCCTGTGTGAAATGGGAGAGCTTACACAGACAG GGGTTGTACAACACTTGCGAAATGGACAACTGCTGAGAGAAATTTACATCAACAAACACAAACTGCTCCCTAGTGACTGGACAGCCAAGCAGCTCTACCTGGAGACCACGGGGAAGAGCCGAACCCTGCAGAGCGCACTGGCCCTGCTCTACACCTTTCTGCCAGATTTTGACTGGAAGAAAATTAACATGAGGCACCAGTGGAGCACCATTTTCTGCTCAGGAAGCTGTGACTGTCCCATGAGAAACCACTACCTAGAGGAGGAGCAGCGCAGGCAGTACAGCTTACGGGTGAAAAACAACAATTTGGAGAAAATATACGTGGATATGGCAAAGATTGTGGGCATTCCCACCAGGCAGCTGAGAGCTTCTAACCCAATAGATTCTCTCTTGTGCTATTTCTGTCATAATGTCTCATTTCCATGTACCAAAGCTGGCTGCATTGGTATGGAACACTTCAAAGTAATCAAGAGACACCAGTTGGAGGATGAGagagaaagacaggaaaagaaacTTTACTTCTTGTACGCGCTGTTGGCTACTCATCCTCTCCTCAACCAGACTGTCAATAGGCTGCAGCGTATTGCAGAAGGCAAGAAGGAGGAAGTGTTTGTCCTCTACTCTGCACATGATGTCACCTTGTCACCTGTTCTTAGTGCCTTGGGCATTACAGAGGCCAGATTTCCCAGGTTTGCTGCCAGATTAGTTTTTGAGCTGTGGCAGGATGGGAAGAGGCCCAAAGAACACTTTATCCGCATCCTGTACAACGGTGCTGATGTCACATTCCAGACCTCCTTTTGCAAGGATCATTATAAACGTTCCAGCAAGCCAATGTGCCCACTAGAAAAACTCGTCAACTTTGTCAAGAGGgatatgtttttaatttttaacagtACAAGCTACTATGATGCATGTCACAGGAGAGCACTGTAG